Proteins encoded in a region of the Culicoidibacter larvae genome:
- a CDS encoding polysaccharide deacetylase family protein encodes MKDKKHKRKLNKKRAIVATSAMVTSLILIVALTIAGFQVMNSQNNPVVLCNREQHHNEVIENNPCLSKDEITALNQSGKTDKRIAFLTFDDGPSSKTSELLAILDKYNVNGNFFLIGNNIDGNEEVVKAIAAQGSKVFVHSTTHNYTDIYANVDAFRNDITATVTKIKQLGISSPYMYRFPGGSNTSYIDSKQFTAFQQIVHEIGMEYVDWNVDSGDASGTSPDAKTIVANVMAQIQNKNYVNILMHDAADKAATRAALPEIIEALRANGFIICKLPRGIAIPQFN; translated from the coding sequence ATGAAAGATAAAAAGCATAAGCGAAAGCTAAATAAAAAAAGAGCAATCGTAGCGACTAGTGCAATGGTCACATCACTAATTCTGATTGTTGCGCTTACAATTGCTGGGTTTCAAGTGATGAATAGTCAAAATAATCCAGTAGTGCTATGTAATAGGGAACAGCACCATAATGAAGTAATTGAAAATAACCCTTGCTTAAGCAAAGATGAAATAACGGCTCTTAATCAAAGTGGCAAAACTGATAAAAGAATTGCTTTTCTCACGTTTGATGACGGACCGTCATCAAAAACCTCAGAGCTATTAGCAATTTTAGATAAATATAATGTTAATGGAAATTTCTTTCTTATCGGCAATAATATTGATGGTAATGAGGAGGTTGTAAAAGCAATTGCAGCTCAGGGAAGTAAAGTCTTCGTCCATTCAACGACACATAACTATACAGACATCTATGCCAATGTAGATGCGTTCCGAAATGATATTACTGCAACTGTCACCAAAATTAAACAGCTGGGTATTTCATCACCATATATGTATCGTTTTCCCGGTGGTTCAAATACTAGTTATATTGATAGCAAACAATTCACTGCATTTCAGCAAATCGTTCATGAAATTGGTATGGAGTATGTAGATTGGAATGTTGATTCCGGCGATGCCAGCGGCACCAGCCCGGATGCGAAAACAATTGTTGCGAATGTGATGGCACAGATTCAGAATAAAAACTATGTTAATATTCTTATGCACGATGCTGCCGATAAGGCGGCAACGCGGGCAGCGTTGCCGGAAATTATTGAGGCATTGCGGGCTAACGGTTTTATCATTTGTAAGTTGCCACGTGGTATTGCGATTCCTCAGTTTAATTGA
- a CDS encoding Gfo/Idh/MocA family protein, producing MEKLKIGMVGLGYIAQSTYLPLLANHANVEFVGAFSPNADEAKKLCAQYRIDYYTDLTSLIDMVDALFVHSATSSHYEVVKAALLKGKAVYVDKPLAAELEQATELVELADKQKTPLMVGFNRRFAPAYIDLKMRLDKPAFIHVEKHRIDEVGHDLAFTLLDDYIHIIDTLYWLADGQFDNATQYLQVNAAGELIFGQSRYQNNDGVYLASMHRASGTSLEKISVIQKNTCMEVVDMLQLQTVDHDTRIMAPVNLRITAPARRGFDNAVNHFIESVLGATTPIISGYDAIAAQTIIENIIADYRKQQK from the coding sequence ATGGAAAAGTTAAAAATTGGTATGGTTGGGCTGGGTTATATTGCGCAGTCAACATATTTGCCGTTGCTGGCTAATCATGCAAATGTTGAATTTGTTGGGGCGTTTTCGCCGAATGCTGATGAGGCTAAGAAGCTTTGTGCCCAGTATCGGATTGATTACTATACAGATTTAACGTCACTTATTGATATGGTTGATGCATTGTTTGTTCATAGCGCAACTAGCAGTCATTATGAGGTAGTTAAGGCTGCGTTGCTAAAGGGTAAAGCAGTGTATGTTGACAAGCCTTTAGCGGCTGAACTTGAGCAAGCAACTGAATTAGTTGAGTTGGCAGATAAGCAAAAAACGCCATTAATGGTTGGTTTTAATCGTCGTTTTGCACCAGCATACATTGATTTAAAAATGCGATTAGATAAACCAGCTTTCATTCATGTTGAGAAGCACCGAATTGATGAGGTTGGACATGATTTAGCGTTTACCTTGCTTGATGATTATATTCATATTATTGATACTCTTTATTGGTTGGCAGATGGTCAATTTGATAATGCAACCCAGTATTTGCAAGTAAATGCAGCCGGTGAATTAATTTTTGGTCAGAGTCGTTATCAAAATAATGATGGCGTTTATTTGGCTAGTATGCATCGTGCTTCGGGAACCAGTTTGGAGAAAATTAGCGTTATCCAAAAAAATACATGTATGGAAGTGGTTGATATGCTGCAATTGCAGACTGTTGATCATGACACGCGGATTATGGCACCGGTAAATCTTCGCATTACTGCGCCGGCAAGACGTGGCTTTGATAATGCGGTTAATCATTTTATTGAGTCAGTGCTTGGTGCAACGACACCGATTATCAGTGGTTATGATGCGATAGCAGCTCAAACCATTATTGAAAATATTATTGCTGACTATCGGAAGCAACAAAAATAA
- the mutY gene encoding A/G-specific adenine glycosylase, with protein sequence MNQTFENKVISWYHANKRDLPWRHTTNPYYIWVSEIMLQQTQAERVKAYYKRFIELFPTIADLATAEEAVLLKAWEGLGYYSRVRNLQKAAIQIVELHGGVFPDKFEDVLALTGIGSYTAGAICSIAFGIPKPAVDGNVLRVMTRVLADERDINQLSTKRAIEEEVAEHLSAKDPSGFNQGLIELGATICTPRNPKCEICPIAGECLAKQLDTQSHYPVKIKKVKRQELYFDTVIIQDSVNNYLLSDIHEDTLLQNMWRFPQTESLDDVEALERWIFECYQIKVSLQHVGNAKHVFSHRTWHMQVYYGRIEQAGNKNFYSLDEVPMANAHRNLLTLFE encoded by the coding sequence ATGAATCAAACATTTGAAAATAAAGTAATCAGTTGGTATCATGCCAATAAACGTGATTTACCATGGCGACATACAACTAATCCATACTATATTTGGGTTTCAGAGATTATGCTGCAGCAAACTCAGGCTGAGCGCGTGAAAGCATATTATAAGAGGTTTATTGAGTTGTTTCCAACAATTGCTGATTTGGCAACTGCTGAAGAAGCAGTTTTGCTGAAAGCTTGGGAGGGACTAGGTTATTATAGCCGGGTTCGTAATTTGCAAAAGGCAGCAATACAGATTGTTGAACTGCATGGCGGGGTTTTTCCGGATAAATTTGAAGATGTGCTGGCACTGACTGGTATTGGTTCGTATACTGCAGGTGCAATTTGTTCAATTGCTTTTGGTATTCCTAAACCGGCAGTTGATGGTAATGTCTTGCGGGTTATGACCCGTGTACTTGCTGATGAGCGTGATATCAATCAGTTATCGACGAAGCGAGCAATCGAAGAGGAGGTAGCGGAGCATTTAAGCGCCAAGGATCCATCGGGATTCAATCAAGGACTTATTGAGTTGGGGGCAACTATTTGTACGCCTAGAAATCCAAAATGCGAAATATGTCCGATTGCCGGAGAGTGTCTTGCAAAACAGCTTGATACTCAAAGTCATTATCCGGTGAAAATTAAGAAAGTGAAACGTCAAGAATTATACTTTGATACGGTTATTATTCAAGATAGTGTCAATAACTATTTATTGAGTGATATTCATGAAGATACTCTGCTTCAAAATATGTGGCGCTTCCCCCAGACCGAGAGTCTAGATGATGTTGAAGCTTTAGAACGCTGGATTTTCGAATGCTATCAGATAAAAGTAAGTTTGCAACATGTCGGTAATGCCAAACATGTTTTTAGTCACCGTACTTGGCATATGCAAGTATACTATGGTCGAATTGAACAGGCCGGCAATAAAAATTTCTATAGTTTAGATGAAGTGCCAATGGCAAATGCGCATCGTAATTTACTGACGTTATTTGAATAA
- a CDS encoding glucose-1-phosphate adenylyltransferase — translation MIKKEIVAMLLAGGQGSRLHALTKKTAKPAVPFGGRYRIIDFTLSNCANSGIDTVGVLTQYRPFELNSHIADGSAWDLNRIGGGVYILPPYMNQKEGTWYRGTAHAIYQNIDFVDRYNPENVIILSGDHIYKMDYSKMLDAHNEKNATCTIAVIEVPWEEASRFGIMNTDRNYRIEEFDEKPEKPKSNLASMGVYIFNWQKLRSLMLECAANKVEFDDFGQNIIPLMLERGEAMYAYPFGGYWKDVGTIESYWEANLEIIDPNHPLKLQDRKWVIYGEPLLYPPQYISKTGQVENSLVMDGCKVHGLINNSVLFPGSVVGKGAVVKDSILMANCVIEPGAVIEKAIIMPGLTVEKKVKVGDGKTIKVFEG, via the coding sequence ATGATAAAAAAAGAAATTGTGGCAATGTTGCTTGCCGGTGGTCAAGGAAGCCGGTTGCATGCGTTGACAAAGAAAACCGCAAAGCCGGCGGTGCCTTTTGGCGGGCGTTACCGGATTATTGATTTTACTTTGAGTAATTGTGCCAATTCCGGGATTGATACAGTTGGGGTTTTGACCCAATACCGCCCGTTTGAGTTGAACTCACATATTGCTGATGGTTCAGCGTGGGATTTGAATCGTATTGGCGGCGGTGTTTACATCTTGCCTCCTTATATGAATCAGAAGGAAGGAACATGGTATCGAGGTACTGCTCATGCTATTTATCAGAATATTGATTTTGTTGATCGATATAATCCGGAGAATGTTATTATTTTATCCGGAGATCATATTTATAAAATGGATTATAGCAAGATGCTTGATGCTCATAATGAAAAGAACGCAACTTGCACAATTGCGGTTATTGAAGTGCCTTGGGAAGAGGCTAGTCGTTTTGGTATTATGAATACTGATCGCAACTATCGGATTGAAGAATTTGATGAGAAGCCGGAAAAGCCTAAAAGTAACTTAGCCTCTATGGGTGTTTATATATTTAATTGGCAGAAGTTACGCAGTTTAATGTTGGAATGTGCTGCCAATAAGGTTGAGTTTGATGATTTTGGTCAAAATATTATTCCTTTGATGCTTGAGCGTGGTGAAGCGATGTATGCTTATCCGTTTGGCGGTTATTGGAAAGATGTGGGGACTATCGAGAGTTATTGGGAAGCAAACCTTGAAATTATTGATCCTAATCATCCGCTTAAGTTACAAGACCGGAAGTGGGTTATTTATGGCGAGCCGCTTTTGTATCCACCACAATATATTTCTAAAACCGGACAGGTTGAAAATTCACTGGTTATGGATGGCTGTAAAGTTCATGGACTAATCAATAATTCGGTTTTATTTCCAGGTTCAGTTGTTGGTAAAGGAGCAGTAGTCAAGGATTCAATTTTGATGGCAAACTGTGTTATTGAACCAGGTGCCGTTATTGAAAAAGCAATTATTATGCCCGGGCTGACGGTTGAGAAAAAAGTGAAGGTTGGCGATGGAAAAACAATAAAGGTATTTGAAGGATAG
- the glgD gene encoding glucose-1-phosphate adenylyltransferase subunit GlgD, with protein sequence MLKNVLGVVLTANENPDLYSLTAHRPLAMVPIGGRYRVTDFILSNLVNAGISNVSFFAYQPYQSLLNFFSNSRSWDLDRKNGGLKMYFQNTMEQGYTGSELMHIYRNLDRLITPTVEYVLVSRVGVICNIDFEEMADLLEADSKADVVCAYARRPSNYHYCTDQVIFKRTGKRITSTGVNTERSRIVNLDMGMYLMSVDVFKRLIIEGVEDLECNTFQQFFYRSLRNLNVIGYEYNGFVSPITNLSNYFKANMAILDPIASEELFYGPRKIYTVSRDEAPTYYSERSRVENSFFGTGCSIEGHIKNSVISRRVTIEPGAIVENCVIFSDTTIRSGARLKNVIVDTNCEISENNELAGNPETPLIIPKRTRI encoded by the coding sequence ATGTTAAAGAATGTATTAGGTGTTGTGTTAACAGCAAATGAAAACCCTGATTTATATAGTCTGACGGCTCATCGACCATTGGCAATGGTGCCAATCGGTGGTCGTTATCGGGTAACTGATTTTATATTATCGAATTTAGTCAATGCCGGAATCAGCAATGTTTCCTTCTTTGCCTATCAACCTTATCAATCGTTGCTAAACTTTTTTAGTAATTCTAGAAGCTGGGATTTAGATCGCAAAAATGGTGGTTTGAAAATGTATTTTCAAAATACTATGGAGCAGGGCTATACCGGCTCAGAGTTGATGCATATTTATCGGAATCTAGATCGATTAATTACACCTACTGTTGAATATGTTTTAGTGTCTCGGGTGGGCGTTATTTGTAATATTGATTTTGAAGAGATGGCTGACTTGCTTGAAGCAGACAGTAAGGCTGATGTTGTTTGTGCATATGCAAGACGACCAAGCAATTATCATTACTGTACTGACCAGGTTATTTTCAAGCGTACCGGGAAAAGAATCACCAGTACCGGCGTGAATACTGAACGTTCAAGAATTGTTAATCTTGATATGGGTATGTATTTAATGAGCGTTGATGTTTTTAAGCGATTGATTATTGAAGGTGTTGAGGACTTGGAATGTAACACATTCCAACAATTTTTCTATCGCAGTTTGAGAAATCTTAATGTTATTGGCTATGAATACAATGGTTTTGTTAGTCCAATAACCAATTTAAGTAATTATTTCAAAGCCAATATGGCAATTTTAGATCCAATTGCTTCTGAAGAGTTATTTTATGGTCCGAGAAAAATTTATACGGTTTCGCGTGATGAAGCGCCGACTTATTATAGTGAGCGTTCGCGAGTAGAAAATTCTTTCTTTGGTACTGGGTGTTCGATTGAAGGCCATATTAAAAATAGTGTAATTTCTCGGCGGGTGACTATTGAACCGGGTGCTATTGTTGAGAACTGTGTAATATTCAGTGATACAACGATTCGCAGTGGTGCCCGTTTGAAAAATGTTATTGTTGATACAAACTGTGAAATCAGTGAAAATAATGAGCTGGCAGGAAATCCAGAAACACCGCTTATTATTCCGAAAAGAACAAGAATTTAA
- the glgA gene encoding glycogen synthase GlgA has translation MQVVFASSECFPFIKTGGLGDVVYALPRSLSKAGVDVRVVLPKSSLIPEQYLEQMNLVAETVVRVGWREQYCGIFQLELDGVIYYFVDNEYYFKRNEGYYGYFDDGERFAFFSWAVAAVIEKLALEPAVIHLNDWHTAMVAPIIRHAYGWNRVMNNCKIVFTIHNLRFQGVFGESVLEDFFEFYPWDAVHAHCIWNEDANFMKAAIIYADSITTVSPNYAREIQTRAYGEGLDGILREYSGKLSGILNGIDTELYNPFKDTALVAPFNAHRVNTQKPINKVALQEQFGLPVNPDIPLIGIVSRLDHQKGFDLVGESLHGILDLGVQLVLLGTGDPHIEHVFKHYAHAHKDQVACFIGFDDMLARQIYAGSDMFLMPSRFEPCGIGQMLAMRYGSIPIVRETGGLADTVPAYNPTDESGKGFTFLLFEGYELVDAIARSTDIYYNNKVAWKKIIGRAMRDDYSWATSAKNYIELYTEK, from the coding sequence ATGCAAGTAGTTTTTGCAAGTAGTGAGTGTTTCCCGTTTATTAAGACTGGTGGACTTGGTGACGTCGTATATGCGTTGCCGCGGAGTTTATCTAAAGCAGGTGTGGATGTCAGGGTAGTGTTACCGAAATCATCGTTGATACCAGAACAATATTTAGAGCAGATGAATCTGGTGGCTGAAACTGTTGTGCGGGTTGGTTGGCGCGAACAATATTGTGGTATTTTTCAACTAGAGCTTGATGGGGTTATTTATTATTTTGTTGATAATGAGTATTATTTTAAGCGTAATGAAGGCTATTATGGATATTTTGATGATGGTGAACGCTTTGCATTCTTTTCATGGGCTGTTGCTGCTGTTATTGAGAAGTTGGCACTTGAGCCGGCGGTCATTCATTTGAATGACTGGCATACTGCGATGGTTGCGCCAATCATACGCCATGCGTATGGTTGGAACCGGGTGATGAATAATTGCAAAATTGTTTTTACGATTCATAATTTGCGATTTCAGGGTGTGTTTGGTGAGAGCGTGCTGGAAGACTTTTTTGAGTTTTATCCTTGGGATGCGGTTCATGCCCATTGTATTTGGAATGAAGATGCCAACTTTATGAAGGCAGCAATCATATATGCTGATAGCATCACTACAGTAAGTCCGAATTATGCCAGAGAGATCCAGACCCGAGCTTATGGTGAGGGGCTGGATGGAATTTTGCGCGAGTACAGTGGTAAACTTTCGGGAATCTTAAATGGAATTGATACCGAGTTGTATAATCCGTTTAAAGATACTGCGCTGGTTGCGCCTTTCAATGCTCACCGAGTTAATACTCAGAAACCAATTAATAAGGTGGCTTTGCAGGAACAATTTGGTTTACCGGTTAATCCGGATATTCCGCTTATAGGTATTGTTTCAAGACTGGATCATCAAAAAGGATTTGATTTGGTTGGGGAAAGCTTGCATGGTATTTTGGATTTAGGTGTGCAATTGGTTCTTTTGGGAACTGGCGATCCGCATATTGAGCATGTTTTTAAACATTATGCTCATGCTCATAAAGATCAGGTTGCTTGTTTTATTGGCTTTGATGATATGCTGGCAAGACAGATTTATGCCGGCAGTGATATGTTTTTGATGCCTTCACGTTTTGAGCCCTGTGGTATTGGGCAGATGTTAGCAATGCGTTATGGTTCTATTCCTATTGTTCGTGAAACTGGCGGACTTGCTGATACGGTTCCGGCTTATAATCCAACTGATGAAAGTGGTAAAGGCTTTACTTTCTTGTTGTTTGAAGGGTATGAATTAGTTGATGCAATTGCGAGAAGTACTGATATATACTATAATAACAAGGTAGCATGGAAAAAAATTATTGGCCGGGCAATGCGTGATGATTACAGTTGGGCAACCTCGGCAAAGAACTACATTGAATTATATACAGAAAAGTGA
- a CDS encoding phospho-sugar mutase — protein MSKTWQELFEHWNNDANLEADLKAELLTMDDAQKEDAFYTNLEFGTAGMRGVMGAGTNRMNIYTIRKANDGFARYIAAHGEEAKKRGIVIAYDCRHHSKEFALESAKVMASYGVKAYVFEELRPTPELSFAVRHLHAFAGIVITASHNPKQYNGYKIYDQTGCQCIPEEAAKVVALVNEVEDELTLEVDELAVYQEQGLIEFIGENIDAPYNEAVVNIKINDVPKDEVVVVFSPQHGTAHKPVMRALETLGYAHIHEVAEQAEPNGDFPTVKLPNPEDKEAFTLAIELGKKVNADVLLATDPDADRLGLAVRNNEGEYELLNGNVTGALTFYYIVSQRKAHGTLPVNPVMFTTVVSSDFAKVIADKYDVSTEHTLTGFKFIGDRIAHYEQTRTKNFVFGFEESYGSLIDATIARDKDAPQAVVMAVEMAAFYKAQGKSLLDVLEDLYQEFGYFREDLINISLAGIAGAQKIKSIMEYVANNHFTTIADMNVVQVDDFIQSISFAEGKQTPITLPKAEVLKFYLEDGSWFCLRPSGTEPKAKVYISVRSTTEAEAQALINAIRKDVMAIVQPIIDQD, from the coding sequence ATGAGTAAGACATGGCAAGAACTATTTGAACATTGGAACAACGATGCTAATCTGGAAGCAGATTTAAAAGCGGAATTACTGACAATGGATGATGCCCAAAAAGAAGATGCTTTTTATACTAATTTGGAATTCGGTACCGCAGGTATGCGCGGAGTTATGGGTGCTGGTACGAATCGAATGAATATTTATACAATTCGCAAAGCTAATGATGGTTTTGCCCGTTATATTGCTGCCCACGGTGAAGAGGCAAAAAAACGTGGTATTGTTATTGCTTATGATTGCCGCCACCATTCAAAAGAATTTGCTCTTGAGTCAGCAAAAGTTATGGCTTCATATGGGGTGAAAGCATATGTATTTGAAGAATTGCGGCCAACTCCGGAATTATCATTTGCAGTGCGTCATTTGCATGCGTTCGCTGGAATTGTTATTACGGCCAGCCATAATCCTAAACAATACAATGGCTATAAAATTTATGACCAAACCGGTTGTCAGTGTATTCCAGAAGAAGCAGCAAAGGTGGTTGCTTTAGTGAATGAAGTTGAAGATGAGTTGACCTTAGAGGTTGATGAATTAGCAGTATACCAAGAACAAGGACTTATTGAATTTATTGGTGAAAATATTGATGCACCATACAATGAAGCGGTTGTTAATATTAAAATCAATGATGTACCTAAAGATGAAGTTGTAGTAGTCTTTTCACCGCAACATGGTACTGCGCATAAGCCGGTAATGCGGGCTTTGGAAACTTTAGGATATGCCCATATCCATGAAGTTGCCGAGCAGGCAGAACCAAATGGTGATTTTCCAACGGTAAAATTGCCAAATCCGGAAGACAAGGAAGCTTTTACTTTAGCTATTGAACTTGGTAAAAAAGTAAATGCTGATGTTTTATTAGCAACAGACCCAGATGCTGACCGACTTGGCCTGGCAGTTCGCAACAATGAAGGTGAATATGAGTTGTTGAATGGGAATGTTACTGGTGCTTTAACGTTTTATTATATTGTTTCACAACGAAAAGCACATGGAACATTGCCAGTAAATCCGGTGATGTTTACTACTGTTGTTTCTAGTGACTTTGCTAAAGTTATTGCTGATAAATATGATGTTAGCACAGAACATACTTTGACTGGATTTAAATTTATCGGCGATCGTATTGCTCATTATGAACAAACCAGAACAAAAAACTTTGTCTTTGGTTTTGAAGAGAGTTATGGTTCATTGATAGATGCAACTATTGCTCGTGATAAAGATGCGCCCCAAGCTGTTGTTATGGCAGTTGAGATGGCAGCGTTTTATAAAGCTCAAGGTAAGTCGTTGTTAGATGTACTTGAAGACCTCTATCAGGAGTTTGGTTATTTCCGCGAGGATTTAATTAATATTAGTTTAGCCGGAATTGCCGGAGCCCAAAAAATTAAATCAATTATGGAGTATGTTGCGAATAATCACTTTACGACTATTGCAGATATGAATGTTGTCCAGGTTGATGACTTCATCCAAAGTATAAGCTTTGCAGAGGGTAAACAAACGCCGATTACTTTGCCGAAAGCTGAAGTACTTAAGTTTTATCTGGAAGATGGTTCATGGTTCTGCTTGCGTCCAAGCGGTACTGAACCAAAAGCCAAAGTATATATCAGCGTGCGTTCGACAACCGAAGCTGAGGCGCAGGCGCTTATAAATGCAATTCGTAAAGACGTTATGGCAATTGTACAACCGATTATTGACCAAGATTAG
- the glgB gene encoding 1,4-alpha-glucan branching protein GlgB — MIRRLYDEDVYLFRNGTHRTLFELFGAHVGEIDGVAGVMFRVWAKTAQAVQVIGSFNNWDREHGFMDKVHEHGIFELFIPNAKEYDEYKYLITAANGELLEKSDPFAFFSQNRPETNSIVFDIDNFRWQDHSWQKQRLPKNYQQPMNIYEVHAGSWRYSDNGELSSYTVLAETLIPYVKEYYYNFIEFMPLMEHPLDESWGYQVSGFYAATHRYGTPKQLMAFINEAHQQDVGVILDWVPVHFCKDATFMVKFDGTPLFEYKEPQNSENEWGSLNFDFSSPEVCSFLISNALFWLQYYHADGLRLDAVANIIYWQGRKDRGENPYGIAFLRALNKAIAETVPAALITAEDSTDYQAVTKSLEEGGLGFDYKWNMGWMNDTFNYMQTPSDERYEVNDKLTFSFHYMYNERYILPYSHDEVVHGKFSVLNKMPGSYEAKFPQARALFGLMYAHPGKKLQFMGNEFAQVIEFDEKRELDWLLLKYPLHDSFHEYMKKLHHIYLHESAFWFHDYSFDGFRWITNVPEQNVLAFARFGKTAKDTIVMICNLSDIYFKEYTIGVPQAKYYQEILNSDDFCFSGSGVVNEGKIKVLKEPMHEQQQSITFTLPPFTTIYFKAGK, encoded by the coding sequence ATGATTCGCAGATTATATGATGAAGATGTATATTTATTTCGCAACGGCACCCACCGAACGCTTTTTGAATTGTTTGGTGCCCACGTCGGCGAGATTGATGGCGTTGCCGGAGTAATGTTCCGGGTATGGGCAAAAACTGCTCAGGCGGTTCAGGTAATCGGCAGTTTCAATAATTGGGACCGTGAACATGGTTTTATGGATAAAGTGCATGAGCATGGTATTTTTGAGCTGTTCATTCCGAATGCTAAGGAATATGACGAGTATAAATATTTGATTACTGCTGCAAACGGTGAGCTCCTCGAAAAAAGCGATCCGTTTGCCTTCTTTAGCCAAAATCGTCCGGAGACTAACTCAATAGTTTTTGATATTGATAATTTTCGGTGGCAGGATCATAGTTGGCAAAAGCAACGATTGCCAAAAAATTATCAGCAGCCTATGAATATTTATGAGGTACACGCTGGTTCGTGGCGATATAGTGATAATGGTGAGTTGAGCAGTTATACTGTTTTGGCAGAGACATTAATTCCATATGTTAAGGAATACTATTATAATTTCATCGAATTTATGCCGTTGATGGAGCATCCGCTTGATGAATCGTGGGGCTATCAGGTGAGCGGTTTTTATGCTGCTACCCATCGATACGGAACACCAAAACAACTAATGGCATTTATCAACGAAGCTCATCAGCAGGATGTTGGCGTTATTTTGGATTGGGTGCCGGTGCATTTTTGTAAGGACGCAACTTTTATGGTTAAGTTTGATGGCACACCGCTTTTTGAATATAAGGAACCACAAAACAGTGAAAATGAGTGGGGATCACTTAATTTTGATTTTAGTTCGCCAGAAGTGTGTTCGTTTTTAATTTCAAATGCATTGTTCTGGTTGCAATATTATCATGCCGATGGTTTACGTCTGGATGCTGTCGCTAACATTATTTATTGGCAGGGACGTAAGGACCGGGGAGAAAACCCATATGGAATTGCTTTCTTAAGAGCGCTTAATAAAGCAATTGCCGAAACAGTTCCGGCGGCGTTGATTACTGCTGAAGATTCAACTGATTATCAAGCTGTTACAAAATCGCTTGAAGAAGGTGGCTTAGGCTTCGATTATAAATGGAATATGGGTTGGATGAATGATACTTTTAATTATATGCAAACACCGAGCGACGAACGTTACGAGGTGAATGATAAGCTGACTTTCTCTTTTCATTATATGTATAATGAGCGTTATATTTTACCATACTCACATGATGAGGTCGTGCATGGTAAGTTTTCTGTGCTTAATAAGATGCCGGGAAGTTATGAAGCGAAGTTTCCTCAGGCAAGAGCCTTGTTTGGCTTGATGTATGCTCATCCAGGTAAAAAGTTACAGTTTATGGGCAACGAGTTTGCTCAGGTTATTGAATTTGATGAAAAACGTGAACTTGATTGGTTGTTGTTAAAGTACCCATTGCATGACTCTTTTCATGAATATATGAAAAAGTTGCATCACATTTATTTGCATGAGTCAGCTTTCTGGTTTCATGATTATAGTTTTGATGGCTTTCGTTGGATAACCAATGTTCCGGAGCAAAATGTTTTGGCTTTTGCTCGTTTTGGCAAAACTGCTAAAGATACGATTGTAATGATTTGCAATCTTTCGGATATTTATTTCAAGGAGTACACCATAGGTGTACCGCAAGCGAAATATTATCAAGAAATTTTGAATAGTGATGATTTTTGTTTTTCCGGAAGTGGCGTGGTCAACGAGGGAAAAATTAAGGTTTTAAAAGAGCCGATGCATGAGCAACAACAAAGTATAACGTTTACACTGCCGCCGTTTACTACTATTTATTTTAAGGCAGGGAAATAA